The following is a genomic window from Micromonospora cathayae.
CCCTCGCCCCGGCCGTCGGCGAACATGTACCGGGCCCGTTCCGGTGAGCCGGGGGCGGCGGCCAACGCGGCTCGGAACCACGGGTGGGCGCTGGAGGTGTGGTTGGGCACCAGGTCCACGATGATCCGCAGGCCCAGGGCGTGCGCGTCGGTGATCATGTGGTCGAAGTCGGCCAGGGTGCCGAACATCGGGTCGACGTCCCGGTAGTCCGCCACGTCGTAGCCGCCGTCGATCATCGGCGAGGTGTAGAAGGGGGTCAGCCAGAGCGCGTCCACGCCCAGGTCCCGCAGGTACGGCAGACGTTCCCGGATGCCCTGGAGGTCCCCGATGCCGTCGCCGTTGGAGTCGGCGAAGCTGCGGACGTAGACCTGGTAGACCACGGCGGAGCGCCACCAGTCGAGGTCGGTGGCGGGCGGCGACCCGTCGGGGCGGGCCTGGCCGGCGGGGGAGTGGCTGACGGACACGGTGGCGTACCCCGTTCTCTGGCGCGGGACGGCGACCCGCACGCGGACGGGCGTACGGGTGTTCGTGCAGAATGCCGGCCGAGCGCTGCAAGAGTCAAGCAGCTCTTGCGCAAGGAATGACGTCGGTCACCGTCTCCGGCGGTGGCGGACCGTGCTCACGCCGGTACGGCCAGCGCCGGATGCGCCGGCTGGCGGGGCGGACCGTCCTCAGGCCGGTACGGCCGCCGTCGGCTGGCGGGGCGGACGGTACTCAGGCCGGCACCGGCGGCACCGGCTGGTGGGGGGACGGTGCTCAGGCCGGGATGGCCAGTGCCGGAGGCACCGGCCGCTGCCGGTTCGGGGCCGGGCCGGGCTCGGCGGCGGTGGCCCGGGCGACCGCGGTGGAGCCACGGACCACCAGCTCGGGGCGGAAGACGTACTCCGAGTGCGGCGCGCCGTGCCCGTTGATCTCGTCGACCAGGGCCCGGACCGCGGCCACCGCCATCGCGGTCACCGGCTGCCGCATGGTGGTCAGCGGCGGGTCGGTGAAGGCCATCAGCGGGGAGTCGTCGTACCCGACCACGGACAGGTCACCGGGGACGCTCAGCCCGCGCTGCCGGGCGGCCCGGATCGCGCCGAGGGCCATCAGGTCGGAGCCGCAGACGATGCCGGTCACCCCGCGTTCGAGCAGCCGGGCGGCGGCGGCCTCGCCCCCCTCCACGCCGAACAGCGACAGCTCGGCCAGGGACTCCAGCTCCGCGTCGGACGGGCCGACCAGCCGCTTCATGGCGGCCCGGTAGCCGGTCACCCGGCGCTGCACCGGCACGAACCGGTCCGGGCCGGTGATCAGGCCGATCCGGCGGTGTCCGAGGGCGACCAGGTGGGCCACGGCCAGCTCGGTGGCCTCGCCGTCGTCGCAGGAGACGAAGGGCGCGGCGATACCCGGCGCGAACCCGTTGATCATCACGATCGGCAGCGGCCGGGCGATCAGCGCCCGGTAGCGGTCGTGGTTGGCGGCGGTGTCGGCGTGCAGGCCGGAGACGAAGACGATCCCGGAGACCTGCCGGTCCAGCAGCATCTCGACGTACTCGTCCTCGGTGACCCCGCCGGGGGTCTGGGTGCACAGCACCGGGGTGAACCCGCTCTGCGCCAGGGTCGACTCGATCACCTGGGCGAAGGCGGGGAAGATCGGGTTCTCCAGCTCGGGCACGACCAGGCCGACCAGCCCGGCGCTGCGTTTGCGCAGCCGGGCGGGGCGCTCGTAACCGAGCACGTCGAGGGCGGTCAGCACGGCCTGCCGGGTCTCGGGGGCCACGCCGGGGCGGTCGTTGAGCACCCGCGACACCGTGGCCTCGCTGACTTCGGCCTGTTGGGCGATGTCGGACAGTCGAGCGCGCATGGGCCGCACTTTAGCTCAACCGCAACTTCTTGCGTACACCTCTGCAAGCCCTTCCATTGTCTGCAACCTCTTGCTAACGTCCCCGCAACACGCGAGAGCAGCGGCGCAGCAGGCACAGCGCCGGTTGGCACGAATTTTACCGAGGTTTCCACCGGCGGGCCGCCCTTACCTCAGGCGGACCGCGATGACGACAGGAGTACCGATGCGCATCCGTACCGCGGGTGTGGTCGCCGCCTTCGCCCTGGCGCTCGCCGCGTCCGGCTGCGGTGGCAGCGACAGCAGCGACGAGCCGGCCGCCCAGGAGTCCACCAAGGCCTCCGGTGGCGAACTGGTGATCTGGGCCGACGACAAGCGGACCGCCGCTCTCCAGCCCTTCGCCGACAAGTTCGGCCAGGAGAACGGCGTCACCGTCAAGGTCGAAGCCATCTCCAAGGACCTGCAGACCAACTTCGTCACCGCCGCCCAGCAGGGCAACGGGCCGGACGTCGTGGTCGGCGCACACGACTGGATCGGCAACCTGGTCCAGAACGGCGCGATCGAGCCGGTGCAGCTCGCCGCCGACAAGAAGAGCGCGTTCAGCGAGATCTCCATCAAGGCGGTCACCTTCAACGGCCAGGTCTACGGCGTCCCGTACGCCCAGGAGAACCTGGCGCTGATCCGCAACACCGAGCTGGCCCCCGAAGCGCCGAAGACGATCGAGGACCTGGTCGCCACCGGCAAGAAGCTCAAGGCGGAGAAGAAGGTCACCGAGACCCTCTGCCTCCAGGTCGGCCAGAACGGCGACGCGTACCACATCTACCCGCTGTACACCTCCGGCGGCGGATACCTCTTCGGCACCACCGCCAACGGCGACTACGACCCGAAGGACCTCGGCGTCGGCAAGCCGGAGTCGATCGAGGCGTTCAAGAAGATCGGCGCGCTCGGTGAGAAGGGCGAGGGCGTGCTCAAGCGCTCCATCGCCGACACCAACTCCATCGCCACCTTCACCAGCAAGAAGTGCGCCTTCCTGGCCTCCGGCCCGTGGGCGATCACCGACGTGAAGAAGGCCGGCCTGAAGTACGACATCTCCCCGGTCCCCGGCTTCGCCGGTGGCAAGGAGGCCCAGCCGTTCGTGGGCGTCCAGGCGTTCTACGTCGCCGCGAAGGGCAAGAACAAGGCCCTGGCCCAGGAGTTCGTCGCCAACTACACCAGCACCCCCGAGCTGGCCGTGGCCCTCTACAACGCCGAGCCGCGTCCCCCGGCGCTGACCGCCGCCCTCGACCAGGTCAAGGGCAGCGACCCCGACCTGGTCAAGTTCCAGGAGGCCGGCAAGAACGGCCAGGTGCTCCCGGCGATCCCGGCGATGGCCGCGATCTGGGACCCGTTCGGTAAGGCCGAGGCGGCCGTCATCGGTGGCGCGGACCCGACGACCACCGTCACCGCCGCCGGCAAGACGATCGCCGGCTCGATCAAGTAATGACCACGTCGCTGTCCGGCCCGGGGTCTGCCAGCCAGGCCCCGGGCCGGGAGCCCACCGGCTCCCGGCCCGCGCGGAAGCGCCGTACCGCGCGCAACGACGCGCCGATCACCCTCACCGGCCTCGCGGTCAAGGTGATCCTGCTCGGCCTGACCGCCGGGATCGCGGTCTGGGCCGCCTTCCCGCTCGTCGAGGGCGAGAAGTGGGCCGGGTTGGCGCTGCTGGCGGCCACCACCGCCGGCCTCTTCTACCTGTACCTGACCCCCCGGCACATCCCGGCCAAGTACCTGGTCCCCGGCACGCTGTTCCTGATCGCGTTCCAGGTCCTCCCGGTGCTGTACACGGCCAGCACCGCGTTCACCAACTTCGGCGACGGCCACCGGGGCGACAAGGACGACGCGATCGTCGCCATCCAGACCGCCTCGGTGAAGCAGGTGCCCGGCTCCGCCGAGTACGCCCTCTCCGTCGCCACCAAGGGCGACCCGGCCACCGGGCCGCTGGTCTTCCTGGTCTCCGACCCGGCGACCGGCACCGTCTCCGCCGGTGACGCCGGCGGGCTGACCCGGCTGGACGCCGCCGACGTCACCGTCGCCCCCGGCGGCAAGGTCACCGCAGCCGAGGGCTACACGATCCTCAACTTCGGTCAGGCCGGCGCACGCAGCCAGGAGATCACCGACCTGGTGGTGCCGACCGACGCCGGCGCGCTGCGCTCGTCCGGCCTGTCCCGCGCCTACGAGGGGCGGGCGGTCCGGGCGTACGACCAGGGCTGCGACTGCATCCGGGACAGCGAGACCGGCAAGACCTGGACGGCGGACGAGGCGGTCGGCTCCTTCGTCGCCGCCGACGGTGAGCGGCTCGCCCAGGGCTGGAAGGTCAACGTCGGGCTGTCGAACTTCACCCGGGTGATCACCGACGGGAACATCTCCGGGCCGTTCTTCGGCACGCTGATCTGGAACTTCGCCTTCGCGATCGGCTCCACCGGCGGGACGTTCCTGCTCGGCATGTTCATCGCGCTGGCCCTGCACTCGCCCCGGATGCGGTACACCAACCTTTACCGGGTGCTGCTGATCCTGCCGTACGCCATGCCGTCGTTCGCGATGCTGCTGGTCTGGCGGGACATGTTCAACACCGACTTCGGCCTGGTCAACAACCTGTTCGGGCTCGGCGTGAACTGGTTCGGCGGGGAGTGGACGGCCCGGTTCGCGGTGATCCTGGTGCAACTCTGGCTCGGGTACCCGTACATGTTCCTGGTCGCCACCGGGGCGTTGCAGGCCATCCCGCGCGAGCTGACCGAGGCCACCTCGGTCGACGGGGCGTCGCCCTGGCAGTCGTTCCGGGCGGTCACCCTGCCGCTGCTGCTGGTCGCGCTCTCCCCGCTGCTGATCGCGTCGTTCGCGTACAACTTCAACAACTTCAACGCGATCTACCTGACCACCGAGGGCGCGCCCTTCCCGGCGGACAACCCGACCAACGGCGCGACCGACCTGCTGATCACGTACACCTACCGGCTGGCCTTCGGCGGGCAGGGCGCGGAGTTCGGCTTCGCCGCGGCGATCTCGCTGTTCATCTTCACCATCGTGGCGGTGGTGTCGGCGGTGAGCTTCCGGCGTACCCGTAAGCAGGAGGAGGTGTACTCGTGACCACAGCGACGGGACCGGCCACCGCGAGCGTGGCCACCGCCCCGGTCAACCGCAACGCCGGGCGGAACCGGTGGTTCGCCCAGGTCGGCTGGCGGCACCTGGTCGGCGTGCTCGGGGTGGTGTTCAGCCTCTTCCCGATCCTGTTCGTGTTCTCGGCGGCGCTCAACCCGCTGGGCACCCTCTCCTCCACCGAGCTGGTGCCCACCGACGGGGTGTCGTTCGGCAACTTCGGCGAGTTGTTCGAGCGGACCGCCTTCGAGCGGTGGTTCCTCAACTCGCTGCTGATCGCCGGGCTGGCGTCGTTCATCTCGGTGTTCCTGTCGGCGCTGGCCGCGTACGCGTTCTCCCGGATGCGGTTCCGGGGCCGACGGGTCGGGCTGCTGTCGCTGCTGCTGATCCAGATGTTCCCGCAGTTCCTGGCGATCGTGGCGATCTTCCTGATCTTCGGCACCATCACCGAGCTGTGGCCGGAGATCGGCTTCAACACCCCGTGGGGGCTGATGCTGCTCTACCTCGGTGGGGCGCTCGGGGTGAACACCTGGCTGATGAAGGGCTTCTTCGACACGCTCCCCCGGGAGCTGGACGAGTCGGCCACCATGGACGGCGCGACGCACGCCCAGGTCTTCTTCCGGATCATGCTGCCGCTGGTGGCCCCGATCCTGGCGGTCACCGGGCTGCTCGCCTTCATCAGCACCATCAACGAGTTCCTGATGGCGAACGTGTTCCTGACCGACTCGGAGTCGAAGACCCTGGCGGTCGGCATGTACGGCATGTTGCAGGGCAACGAGCGGAACAACAACTTCGGCATCTTCGCGGCGGCCACCCTGCTCACCGCGATCCCGACCGTGCTGGTGTTCCAGGCGTTGCAGCGGTACATCGTCTCCGGCCTCACCGCCGGAGCGGTCAAGGGGTGAAACCAGCCCTACCGGCAAGGGCGTCGGCGTAAGGCCGGCGTACACCGGAGCAGTCGCGTGCTGCCCGTCGGGTCGACACCGACCCGGCGGGCAGTTCGTCTTCTTTCCCCTGATGTCCTGACGGAAAGGGCTCCAGCATCATGCAACCGCACCACGACGGATCCGCCCGGTACGTCCCCGACCAGGCCCCGGACCTCGGCGACACGGTTCCGGTCTTCGTCCGGGTACCGGCCGGCAGTGACGTGCGCCAGGTGCACGTCCGTACCACCCCGGACGGCGAGCCGCGCTTCGCCGAGGCGGTGGTGGACCGGCGCGACGGCGACGACGTCTGGTGGCGGGCCGACGTCGAGGTCCGCAACCCGGTCAGCAACTACCGGTTCCTGCTCACCGGAGCACGCGGCACCCGCTGGCTCAACGCCGCCGGTCCGGTCGACCACGACGTCCCGGACGCCGGCGACTTCAAGCTGGTCACGTACGCCCCGCCGCCGGCCTGGGCCCGGGACGCGGTGATCTACCAGATCTTCCCGGACCGGTTCGCCCGCTCGGCGGCGGCGGACGGCCGGACCGCCCCCGACTGGGCGATCCCCTGCGACTGGGACACCCCGGTCGTCGGGCGCGGCCCGGAGACCCCGCGCCAGTTCTACGGCGGGGACCTGGACGGCGTCACCGAACACCTGGACCACCTGGACCGGCTCGGCGTGAACACCGTCTACCTGACGCCGGTCTTCCCGGCCCGGTCCAACCACCGGTACGACGCGGCCAGCTTCGACCACGTCGACCCGCTGCTGGGCGGGGACGCCGCCCTGGCCCGGCTCGCCGACGCGGTGCACGCCCGGGGCTGGCGGCTGCTCGGCGACATCACCAGCAACCACACCGGCGACGCCCACGAGTGGTTCACCGCCGCAGCGGCCGACCGGCACGCCGCCGAGCGGGAGCTGTACTACTTCGACCTGCCGGGCGGCGACTACGAGTCGTGGAACGGCGTCCGGTCGCTGCCCAAGCTGAACTGGGGCAGCGCCGAGCTGCGCCGCCGCTTCGCCACCGACCCGGACTCGCTGCTGCGCCGCTGGCTGCGCCCGCCGTACCGGCTGGACGGCTGGCGGGTGGACGTGGCGAACATGACCGGCCGGCGGGGCGCGGACGCGTACACCCACGAGGTGGCCGCGCTGCTGCGGGCGGTGGCCGCCGACACCCGCCCGGACGCGCTGGTGATGGCCGAACATGGCCACGACCACACCGGTGACCTGGACCGGGACGGCTGGCACGGCACGATGAACTACGTCGGCTTCACCGACCCGGTGTGGAGCTGGCTGCGCGCCGGTGACGACCCGGTGCCGAACTTCCTCGGCACCCCGGGCGGGGTGGCCCGCCGGGACGGACACGCCATGCTCGCCACCATGAACACGTACCGGTCGCTGGTGTCCTGGCGGTCGTACAGCCACTCCTGGCAGCTGCTCGGCTCGCACGACTCGGCCCGGATCCGCACCGTGGTCGGGGACGCGGCCCGGCAGGAGGTCGCCGCCGGGCTGCTCGCCACCCTGCCCGGCACCCCGATGGTCTACGCCGGGGACGAGCTGGGGCTGACCGGCGGCAACGGCGAGGGCTCGCGTACCCCGATGCCGTGGCACCGGCCGGAGACCTGGGACCAGCGGACCTTCGGGACGTACCGGTCGCTGCTGGCCCTGCGGCGGGCCGAGCCGGCGCTGCGCCACGGCGGCCTGCGCTGGCTGCACGTGGACGCGGACACGCTGGTCTTCGCCCGGGAGGCGGTGGACGGTACCGCCCTGGTGCTGGCCCGCCGGGCCCCCGGCGACCCGGTCCGGCTGACCGGCCTGCCGTCCGCCGACAACGTGTACGGTGGCGCGCCGGCCCTGCGCCCGGACGCCGACGGCGCGGCCACCCTCCCCGCGGACGGCCCCACCTTCCAGGTCTGGCGGACGAGGTGACCGGTGGGGGCCCTTCCCGGGAGGGGCCCCCGCTCACCCGGCCAGGGCTTCGCGCATCCGTTCGATCTCGATGGCCTGCTCGAAGCCGACGCTGCTGGCGGTCTCGTTGACGATGGCGTCGACGCCGAGGGCGATCGCCTCCTCGGCCATGGTGATGGCACCCCGGTGGTGGGCGGTCATCATGTCCACGAACATCCGGTCGAAGGCCGCGCCGCGGGCGTTCTCCAGGGCGCGCAGAGCGTCGGCGGACTGCATGCCGGTCATCTCGTGCCGGTGCCCGTCGCCGGTGTTCCGGTCGAGTCCCCGGGTGGCCAGCCAGCCCTCCATCATCTGGATCTCGGGCGCCTGGGCCGCCAGGATCCGGTCGGCGATGGCGACGATCTTCGGGTTCTCCGCCCGGCCGTTGGCCAACCGTGCCATCACCAGTGCCTGCTCGTGGTGCGGGATCATCATCGTGACGAACCGGACGTCCGCGTCGTTGTAGGACGGGCTCGGCGCGGGGGTGATCTTGTCCGCCGGTACGGTCCGGGCGGATTCGCCGGGTCGTCCGGGCAGCACGACCGGTGCGGTCGAGTCCGGCACGCCGGGCTGGTCGACGGGGGCCGGCGGCTCAGGGGTGGCGGTGGCCCGTGCCTGCGGTGCCGGGTCGTCGTCGGACAGCCCGAGGGCGACCGTGACCCCCACGGCGAACACCACGAGGACGACCAGCTCCACCAGGACGATCGGCCGGAGGCGGGGAGCCATCTTCCGGAAACGCTCTCTTAGCACAAGTTGACTCCCGCCGCTATCTGGGTTGGCCGGATCCTAGCTTGGCCCTGACCTGCGCGAAAGGTTGATGTGGCGGATGGGCCGTTGGGCCTACCTGCGGTTATTCAATACGGCAGGGTTTGTTGATCGTTTCCTAATCGTTATCTGTGCGGTTCCTCGATGTGACGTAAATCACAAGTGGTCTGGCTGACTCGGGATAGGGTCCCGCTACCTCTTGATCAACCCCCTGCGAAAGGGCGTGCCAGATGGCCAGTAGAACCCCCCGAGGGGCGCGCAGGATCGGGGCCATCAGCCTCGCCGCCGCGACCGCCCTCCTGGGCGCGGCGGTGGCGGCGGTCCCGGCCAACGGAGCTCCGGGCACCGTTGACAGCACCGACAACTGCGAGGCGCTACAGGGGGCCGGCGACAACTTCGCCGAACTCTGCCTCACCGCCGAGGAGGCGGCCGACGACGTCCCCACCCCCTTCGTCATTCCCGGCGTCGACGAGATCGCCAGCAGCCCGAACCTCCGGCAGCTCGCCAACCTGCCCAAGGCCGGCGCGTTCGCCCGCGAGGCGTCGTACTCCACCGACGTCGCCTTCCAGGGCAACTACGCCTTCGTCGGCAACTACGACGGCTTCACCGTCTACGACGTCAGCACGCCCAGCGCGCCGCAGATCACCAGCCAGGTCGTCTGCCCCGGCTCGCAGAACGACATCTCGATCTACGGCAACCTGCTGTTCCTGTCGGTCGACTCGTCCCGTAACGACGACTCGTGCAACAGCGTCGGCCAGTCGGCGAACATCAAGAGCTCCTGGGAGGGCATCCGGATCTTCGATGTGACCGACAAGGCCAGCCCGGCCTACGTCAAGGCCATCGAGACCGACTGCGGCTCGCACACCCACACCCTGGTGCCGGGCAAGAACAGTAACGACCTCTACGTCTACGTGCAGTCGTACAGCCCGTCGGCGAACGCCCCGGACTGCCAGCCGCCGCACGACAAGCTGTCCATCATCAAGGTGCCCCTGGACAACCCGACCAGCGCCGCCGTGGTGGCCACGCCGAACCTGTTCCCGACGACCACCGGGGCGACCTCGACCAGCGGCTGCCACGACGTGACCGTCTACCCGGCGCTGGACCTCGCGGCCGGCGCCTGCATGGGCGACGGCATCCTGATGGACATCGCGGACCGGGAGAACCCGGTGGTGCTCAGCCGGGTCCGGGACACCAACTTCGCGTTCTGGCACTCGGCCACCTTCAACAACGCCGGCACCAAGGTCGTCTTCACCGACGAGCTGGGCGGCGGCGGCAGCGCCACCTGCAACCCGACCATCGGGCCGAAGCGCGGCGCGGACGCCATCTTCGACATCGAGGGCGCGGGCGCGAACCGCACCCTGGTGTTCAAGAGCTACTTCAAGATCCCGCGGGAGAACACCCGGTTCGAGAACTGCGTGGCGCACAACGGCTCGCTGATCCCGGCGATGGGCCGCGACATCATGGTCCAGGCGTGGTACCAGGGCGGCATCTCGGTGTGGGACTTCACCGACTCGGCCAACCCGCAGGAGATCGCCTTCTGGGAGCGGGGCCCGCTGTCGGCGACCCGGCTCGTCCTCGGCGGCCCCTGGTCGACGTACTACCACAACGGGTACATCTACTCCAGCGACATCCAGAAGGGTCTGGACGTCCTCCAGCTGACCGATCCCCGTACCGACAACGCCCGCGCGGTGGCGTTCGGTGAGCTGAACGTGCAGAGCCAGCCGAGCTACCCGAGCTGCACCGAGGTGATCACGGGCCGGCGTAACGGCGGGCTCACCGTCACCTCCGGCGTCACCTGCCTGGACGGCGCCCAGGTCAACGGGCACGTCAAGGTGGCCCCCGGGGCCAGCCTGATCGCGTTCAAGGCGAAGCTCAACGGTGGCGTCAGCGCGAACGGCGCCGCGGTGGTGTCGATCGTGGAGAGCCAGGTCAACGGCTCGGTGTCCGCCACCGGTGCGGTCGCCTCGGTCCGGGACAGCCAGGTCAGCGGCTCGGTGAAGATCGACAGCTGACGGACCGTGTCGTCGGGCGACGGTTCGTACCGCCGCCCGGGGCGGGGCGCGACGACCGGAACGCCCGGCCGGGGGAGATCCCGGCCGGGCGTTCCCGCGCCGGCGTCCGGAAGGGTCCCCCTACTACAACCCGTCGTTGATGGGGGAGGATGGTCGGCGTGGAAGCACTCAGGCTGATTCTTCTCTACGTCCATCTGATCGGTTTCGCGCTGCTGCTCGGCGGCGGGATCGCCCAG
Proteins encoded in this region:
- a CDS encoding sugar ABC transporter substrate-binding protein; amino-acid sequence: MRIRTAGVVAAFALALAASGCGGSDSSDEPAAQESTKASGGELVIWADDKRTAALQPFADKFGQENGVTVKVEAISKDLQTNFVTAAQQGNGPDVVVGAHDWIGNLVQNGAIEPVQLAADKKSAFSEISIKAVTFNGQVYGVPYAQENLALIRNTELAPEAPKTIEDLVATGKKLKAEKKVTETLCLQVGQNGDAYHIYPLYTSGGGYLFGTTANGDYDPKDLGVGKPESIEAFKKIGALGEKGEGVLKRSIADTNSIATFTSKKCAFLASGPWAITDVKKAGLKYDISPVPGFAGGKEAQPFVGVQAFYVAAKGKNKALAQEFVANYTSTPELAVALYNAEPRPPALTAALDQVKGSDPDLVKFQEAGKNGQVLPAIPAMAAIWDPFGKAEAAVIGGADPTTTVTAAGKTIAGSIK
- a CDS encoding sugar ABC transporter permease; protein product: MATAPVNRNAGRNRWFAQVGWRHLVGVLGVVFSLFPILFVFSAALNPLGTLSSTELVPTDGVSFGNFGELFERTAFERWFLNSLLIAGLASFISVFLSALAAYAFSRMRFRGRRVGLLSLLLIQMFPQFLAIVAIFLIFGTITELWPEIGFNTPWGLMLLYLGGALGVNTWLMKGFFDTLPRELDESATMDGATHAQVFFRIMLPLVAPILAVTGLLAFISTINEFLMANVFLTDSESKTLAVGMYGMLQGNERNNNFGIFAAATLLTAIPTVLVFQALQRYIVSGLTAGAVKG
- a CDS encoding glycoside hydrolase family 13 protein is translated as MQPHHDGSARYVPDQAPDLGDTVPVFVRVPAGSDVRQVHVRTTPDGEPRFAEAVVDRRDGDDVWWRADVEVRNPVSNYRFLLTGARGTRWLNAAGPVDHDVPDAGDFKLVTYAPPPAWARDAVIYQIFPDRFARSAAADGRTAPDWAIPCDWDTPVVGRGPETPRQFYGGDLDGVTEHLDHLDRLGVNTVYLTPVFPARSNHRYDAASFDHVDPLLGGDAALARLADAVHARGWRLLGDITSNHTGDAHEWFTAAAADRHAAERELYYFDLPGGDYESWNGVRSLPKLNWGSAELRRRFATDPDSLLRRWLRPPYRLDGWRVDVANMTGRRGADAYTHEVAALLRAVAADTRPDALVMAEHGHDHTGDLDRDGWHGTMNYVGFTDPVWSWLRAGDDPVPNFLGTPGGVARRDGHAMLATMNTYRSLVSWRSYSHSWQLLGSHDSARIRTVVGDAARQEVAAGLLATLPGTPMVYAGDELGLTGGNGEGSRTPMPWHRPETWDQRTFGTYRSLLALRRAEPALRHGGLRWLHVDADTLVFAREAVDGTALVLARRAPGDPVRLTGLPSADNVYGGAPALRPDADGAATLPADGPTFQVWRTR
- a CDS encoding ABC transporter permease subunit, whose product is MTTSLSGPGSASQAPGREPTGSRPARKRRTARNDAPITLTGLAVKVILLGLTAGIAVWAAFPLVEGEKWAGLALLAATTAGLFYLYLTPRHIPAKYLVPGTLFLIAFQVLPVLYTASTAFTNFGDGHRGDKDDAIVAIQTASVKQVPGSAEYALSVATKGDPATGPLVFLVSDPATGTVSAGDAGGLTRLDAADVTVAPGGKVTAAEGYTILNFGQAGARSQEITDLVVPTDAGALRSSGLSRAYEGRAVRAYDQGCDCIRDSETGKTWTADEAVGSFVAADGERLAQGWKVNVGLSNFTRVITDGNISGPFFGTLIWNFAFAIGSTGGTFLLGMFIALALHSPRMRYTNLYRVLLILPYAMPSFAMLLVWRDMFNTDFGLVNNLFGLGVNWFGGEWTARFAVILVQLWLGYPYMFLVATGALQAIPRELTEATSVDGASPWQSFRAVTLPLLLVALSPLLIASFAYNFNNFNAIYLTTEGAPFPADNPTNGATDLLITYTYRLAFGGQGAEFGFAAAISLFIFTIVAVVSAVSFRRTRKQEEVYS
- a CDS encoding LacI family DNA-binding transcriptional regulator, with product MRARLSDIAQQAEVSEATVSRVLNDRPGVAPETRQAVLTALDVLGYERPARLRKRSAGLVGLVVPELENPIFPAFAQVIESTLAQSGFTPVLCTQTPGGVTEDEYVEMLLDRQVSGIVFVSGLHADTAANHDRYRALIARPLPIVMINGFAPGIAAPFVSCDDGEATELAVAHLVALGHRRIGLITGPDRFVPVQRRVTGYRAAMKRLVGPSDAELESLAELSLFGVEGGEAAAARLLERGVTGIVCGSDLMALGAIRAARQRGLSVPGDLSVVGYDDSPLMAFTDPPLTTMRQPVTAMAVAAVRALVDEINGHGAPHSEYVFRPELVVRGSTAVARATAAEPGPAPNRQRPVPPALAIPA
- a CDS encoding DUF305 domain-containing protein, yielding MAPRLRPIVLVELVVLVVFAVGVTVALGLSDDDPAPQARATATPEPPAPVDQPGVPDSTAPVVLPGRPGESARTVPADKITPAPSPSYNDADVRFVTMMIPHHEQALVMARLANGRAENPKIVAIADRILAAQAPEIQMMEGWLATRGLDRNTGDGHRHEMTGMQSADALRALENARGAAFDRMFVDMMTAHHRGAITMAEEAIALGVDAIVNETASSVGFEQAIEIERMREALAG
- a CDS encoding LVIVD repeat-containing protein translates to MASRTPRGARRIGAISLAAATALLGAAVAAVPANGAPGTVDSTDNCEALQGAGDNFAELCLTAEEAADDVPTPFVIPGVDEIASSPNLRQLANLPKAGAFAREASYSTDVAFQGNYAFVGNYDGFTVYDVSTPSAPQITSQVVCPGSQNDISIYGNLLFLSVDSSRNDDSCNSVGQSANIKSSWEGIRIFDVTDKASPAYVKAIETDCGSHTHTLVPGKNSNDLYVYVQSYSPSANAPDCQPPHDKLSIIKVPLDNPTSAAVVATPNLFPTTTGATSTSGCHDVTVYPALDLAAGACMGDGILMDIADRENPVVLSRVRDTNFAFWHSATFNNAGTKVVFTDELGGGGSATCNPTIGPKRGADAIFDIEGAGANRTLVFKSYFKIPRENTRFENCVAHNGSLIPAMGRDIMVQAWYQGGISVWDFTDSANPQEIAFWERGPLSATRLVLGGPWSTYYHNGYIYSSDIQKGLDVLQLTDPRTDNARAVAFGELNVQSQPSYPSCTEVITGRRNGGLTVTSGVTCLDGAQVNGHVKVAPGASLIAFKAKLNGGVSANGAAVVSIVESQVNGSVSATGAVASVRDSQVSGSVKIDS